In Candidatus Pelagibacter sp. HIMB1321, a single genomic region encodes these proteins:
- a CDS encoding L-threonylcarbamoyladenylate synthase has translation MKNNLSNIKKAKNILDNQDCVAIPTETVYGLAANAYSNKGVKKIFKLKKRPQNNPLIVHYHSINDLTKDCEINSDFLKLFKKFSPGPITYVLNLKKTSKISNNVTNKKNTLAVRFPKHTLTRKLLKLLKYPLAAPSANISTKVSSVCYQDVKEDFGNKIKFILDGGRSKVGVESTIISLVNKPKILRLGGLKVLDIENCLNKKLSLKLNSKKIFSPGQMKLHYSPGIPIKLNVKKPNKNEAYLSLKKKKEPKDFYYYLSKKGDLNEAAKNLYTTLRKIKKDNFKSLAVEKIKNHGLGKTINDRLLRASKFDG, from the coding sequence ATGAAAAACAATCTTTCAAATATTAAAAAAGCAAAAAACATCCTTGATAATCAAGACTGCGTGGCAATACCAACTGAGACTGTGTATGGTTTAGCAGCTAATGCTTACTCTAATAAAGGTGTAAAAAAAATTTTTAAATTAAAAAAAAGACCACAAAATAATCCATTGATAGTTCATTATCATAGTATTAATGATTTGACGAAAGACTGTGAAATTAATTCAGATTTCTTAAAACTATTTAAAAAATTTAGTCCAGGCCCCATCACATATGTTTTAAATTTGAAAAAAACTTCAAAAATATCTAATAATGTTACTAACAAGAAAAATACCCTGGCTGTAAGATTTCCTAAACACACTTTAACTAGAAAACTACTTAAATTACTGAAATATCCACTTGCAGCTCCAAGTGCAAATATATCAACTAAAGTTAGTTCAGTTTGTTATCAAGATGTTAAAGAAGACTTTGGTAATAAAATAAAGTTTATTTTGGATGGCGGCAGATCAAAAGTTGGTGTTGAATCAACTATTATTTCACTGGTAAATAAACCAAAAATATTGAGGCTTGGAGGTTTGAAAGTTTTAGATATTGAAAATTGTTTAAATAAGAAACTAAGCTTAAAGTTAAATTCAAAAAAAATATTTTCGCCTGGTCAAATGAAGCTGCATTATTCACCTGGAATTCCTATTAAACTAAATGTTAAAAAACCAAATAAAAATGAAGCATATTTATCATTAAAGAAAAAAAAAGAACCTAAAGATTTCTATTATTATCTCTCAAAAAAAGGTGATTTAAACGAGGCAGCAAAAAATTTGTACACAACACTTAGAAAGATAAAAAAGGATAATTTTAAATCACTAGCTGTTGAAAAAATAAAAAACCATGGCTTAGGAAAAACTATTAATGATCGCTTGTTAAGAGCCTCAAAATTCGATGGATAA
- a CDS encoding ABC transporter ATP-binding protein has product MDNNLQIDSLSKIYNGVEAVKSISFTIKRNEIIGLLGPNGCGKTTTIGMILGLLKPSGGKVLIDNQDIEKNRVDILKKINFISPYIELPKKLTVKQNLFVYGKLYNVENLDNKIDYLTEKLRLNEILNCITGELSSGQKNRVSLAKAIINDPILLLLDEPTASLDPETGDFVREFLEDFQKERKNSILLASHNMSEVERLCTSVMMMKNGSIIDSGKPEELILKHGRKNLEEVFLKLTRKNEF; this is encoded by the coding sequence ATGGATAATAATCTTCAAATAGACTCTTTAAGCAAGATTTACAATGGAGTAGAAGCGGTAAAGAGTATTTCATTTACAATAAAAAGAAATGAAATCATTGGACTACTAGGACCTAATGGTTGTGGAAAAACAACAACAATTGGTATGATTTTAGGTTTATTAAAACCCTCTGGTGGTAAAGTTTTAATTGATAATCAAGATATTGAAAAAAATAGAGTTGATATCTTAAAAAAAATTAATTTCATATCTCCATATATTGAGCTTCCTAAAAAACTCACGGTAAAACAAAATTTATTTGTTTATGGAAAACTATATAATGTTGAAAATCTTGATAATAAAATAGACTATTTAACTGAAAAGCTTAGGTTAAATGAAATTTTAAACTGTATTACTGGTGAGTTATCTTCAGGTCAAAAAAATAGAGTTAGTTTAGCAAAGGCTATTATTAATGATCCAATTTTACTGCTTCTAGACGAACCAACAGCATCATTAGATCCTGAAACTGGAGACTTTGTTAGAGAGTTTTTGGAGGATTTTCAAAAAGAAAGGAAGAATTCTATTTTACTGGCATCACATAATATGAGTGAAGTAGAAAGATTGTGTACATCTGTGATGATGATGAAAAATGGTTCAATTATTGACTCTGGAAAACCTGAAGAATTAATTTTAAAACATGGTCGCAAAAATTTAGAGGAAGTATTTTTAAAACTTACTAGAAAAAATGAATTTTAA
- a CDS encoding ABC transporter permease has protein sequence MNFNRMYGLFLRHFYLIRSSFPRILDLIYWPSIQIILWGFISKFFTAYSDYYNNTVGIILTCAILYDFLFRSSISFNMLFLEEIWSRNFTNLFISPLKIKEIIISLIFTSLVRTLIGLIPAIILTSPLFGISILKLGLPLLFLFLSLYIFGITLGLLVSAGLLRFGPSFENIAWSSLFLLAPLGCIYYPIEILPNFFQLLAKGLPLVYIFDEARNILINGSVDFKNIFNAYFLNLFYLILSIIIFYISFNKAREKGTLINMGE, from the coding sequence ATGAATTTTAATAGAATGTATGGTCTTTTTTTAAGACACTTTTATCTGATTAGAAGCTCCTTTCCAAGGATTCTTGATTTAATTTATTGGCCCTCAATACAAATAATTTTATGGGGATTTATTTCTAAATTTTTTACTGCTTATAGTGACTATTATAATAATACTGTTGGTATAATTCTAACTTGTGCAATTTTGTATGATTTTTTATTTAGATCAAGCATCAGTTTTAACATGCTTTTTTTAGAGGAAATTTGGAGTAGAAATTTCACCAACCTCTTTATTTCTCCTTTAAAAATTAAGGAAATTATTATTTCATTAATATTTACATCTTTAGTTAGAACATTAATTGGTCTTATTCCTGCAATCATTCTAACTTCACCATTATTTGGTATTTCAATTTTAAAATTAGGATTGCCTCTGCTATTTTTATTTTTAAGTCTATATATCTTTGGCATCACGCTTGGATTGTTAGTAAGTGCTGGACTGTTAAGGTTCGGACCATCATTTGAAAATATTGCCTGGTCATCTCTTTTTCTATTAGCTCCATTAGGTTGTATCTATTATCCAATTGAAATTTTGCCAAATTTTTTTCAACTTTTAGCTAAAGGATTACCGTTAGTTTATATTTTTGATGAGGCTCGAAATATTTTGATAAATGGGTCTGTAGATTTTAAAAATATATTCAATGCATATTTTTTAAATTTATTTTATCTTATTTTAAGTATCATTATATTTTATATTTCATTTAATAAAGCTAGAGAAAAAGGTACTTTAATTAATATGGGAGAGTAA
- a CDS encoding RluA family pseudouridine synthase has product MEKKISLIVCEGDQNTRVDTFINKYNKEISRTRIKNLILDQNLKINNKIIKDPSKKLMLNDKISIQIPEPKKTSLKPFKYNLNIVYEDDDLIVINKPAGIVMHPGAGNYDNTIVNALINYDKELSTSIGDELRPGIVHRIDKNTSGLVVIAKNNFTHENLSNQFDKHSILRSYQLLIWGKLRPSTGRIETFITRSSKNRQMMETSLTKGKKAITNYKTLEIFENKNTPTLTFLECKLETGRTHQIRVHMNYLGNSIVGDDKYKKKFKKIKNIDEELNNLLLGLDRQFLHAKTLGFYHPKKNEEMVFTSNLPHELDIVIKKLRKLNN; this is encoded by the coding sequence ATGGAAAAAAAAATAAGTTTAATTGTATGTGAAGGGGATCAAAACACCAGAGTTGATACTTTTATCAATAAGTACAACAAAGAAATTAGCAGAACTAGAATAAAAAATTTAATCTTAGATCAGAATTTAAAGATTAATAACAAAATTATTAAAGATCCATCTAAAAAATTAATGCTTAATGATAAAATTTCTATTCAAATTCCAGAACCTAAAAAAACTTCTTTAAAACCTTTTAAATATAATCTTAATATTGTTTATGAAGATGATGATCTTATAGTAATAAATAAACCAGCTGGTATTGTAATGCATCCTGGAGCTGGTAACTATGATAATACAATAGTAAACGCTTTAATCAATTATGATAAAGAGTTATCAACTAGTATTGGAGATGAGCTTAGACCTGGAATTGTTCACAGAATTGATAAAAATACTTCTGGCTTAGTAGTCATTGCAAAAAATAACTTTACACATGAAAATTTATCCAATCAATTTGATAAACATTCAATTTTAAGATCATATCAATTACTCATTTGGGGAAAGCTAAGACCAAGCACGGGTAGAATTGAAACATTTATTACTAGAAGTTCAAAAAATCGACAAATGATGGAAACAAGCCTTACGAAAGGAAAAAAAGCAATTACAAATTACAAAACATTAGAAATTTTTGAAAATAAAAACACACCCACTTTAACTTTTTTAGAATGTAAATTGGAAACAGGTAGAACACATCAAATTCGGGTTCACATGAATTATTTAGGCAATAGTATAGTTGGGGATGATAAGTATAAAAAAAAGTTCAAGAAAATTAAAAATATTGATGAAGAACTAAACAATCTTCTTTTAGGACTAGACAGACAATTCTTGCATGCAAAAACATTAGGTTTTTATCACCCAAAAAAAAATGAAGAGATGGTTTTTACCTCAAATTTGCCACATGAGCTTGATATAGTTATAAAAAAGCTGAGAAAACTAAATAACTAA
- the rpoH gene encoding RNA polymerase sigma factor RpoH, translated as MNNNLPILSNEGGLSVYLDQIKKFPMLDAEEEYMLAKNWKTTGNIKAAEKLVTSHLRLVAKIAMGYKGYGLPVNEMISEGNVGLMQAVKKFEPEKGFRLATYAMWWIKASIQEYILRSWSLVKIGTTTAQKKLFFNLKKLKNQIAPQSEGDLRDEHVNEIANKLDVSKDEVVSMNRRLSGKEFSLNAQVGEDGDEWQDWLVDKELDHDLKFAHQEEMEQRKDLLKNSIKVLNEREREILYSRRLNDNPTTLEDLSKKYKVSRERVRQIENKAFEKLQKHMLLLAKSKNLLPAN; from the coding sequence ATGAACAATAATTTACCAATTCTAAGTAATGAAGGTGGATTATCTGTATATTTAGATCAGATCAAAAAATTTCCAATGCTTGATGCTGAGGAAGAATATATGCTAGCCAAAAATTGGAAAACTACAGGAAATATTAAAGCTGCTGAAAAACTAGTAACTAGTCATCTTAGATTAGTTGCTAAAATAGCGATGGGTTATAAAGGATATGGTTTGCCTGTGAATGAGATGATTTCAGAGGGAAATGTAGGATTAATGCAAGCTGTTAAAAAATTTGAGCCTGAAAAAGGTTTTAGGCTTGCAACATATGCAATGTGGTGGATAAAAGCCTCAATACAAGAATATATTCTGAGATCTTGGAGCTTGGTTAAAATAGGAACTACTACGGCTCAAAAAAAACTATTTTTCAATTTAAAAAAGCTCAAAAATCAAATTGCCCCTCAATCTGAAGGTGATCTTAGGGATGAGCATGTAAATGAGATAGCCAACAAACTTGATGTTAGTAAAGATGAGGTTGTTTCTATGAATAGAAGGCTTTCTGGTAAAGAGTTTTCCTTAAATGCTCAAGTTGGAGAAGATGGAGATGAATGGCAAGACTGGTTAGTAGATAAAGAATTAGATCATGACCTTAAATTTGCTCATCAAGAGGAGATGGAGCAAAGAAAAGATCTGCTTAAAAATTCAATAAAAGTTTTAAACGAAAGAGAAAGAGAAATTCTTTATTCTAGAAGACTAAATGATAATCCAACTACCCTAGAAGATTTGAGTAAGAAGTACAAAGTAAGTAGAGAAAGAGTTAGACAAATAGAAAATAAAGCTTTTGAAAAATTACAAAAACACATGCTTTTATTAGCTAAATCTAAAAATCTTCTACCAGCCAATTAA
- a CDS encoding adenylosuccinate synthase: protein MKNIVVVGSQWGDEGKGKIVDWLSEQADVVIRFQGGHNAGHTLVIDGVTYKLRLLPSGIVRKNKTSVIGNGVVIDPWALLDEIEEIKQKGVDVSPENLMISEAANLILPFHREMDEIREDAAGKSKIGTTRRGIGPAYEDKVGRRSIRVMDLRSEKNLDQRLETVLLHHNAIRKGLGKKIFEKDQLKKDLLKIAPEILKFSQPVWLKIDQFKKQKKRILFEGAQGILLDVDHGTYPFVTSSNTVASSAATGTGCGPNSINYVLGITKAYTTRVGEGPFPTELLDDIGELLGTRGKEFGTVTSRKRRCGWFDGVLVRQTMKVSGIDGIALTKLDVLDELDEIKICVEYDLDGKKIDYLPAAVEDQLKIKPIYKTFSGWKTSTNGIKNINDLPDNAKKYIFAIEEFIGAKISSISTSPERDDTILVENPFEI from the coding sequence ATGAAAAATATTGTAGTTGTTGGTTCACAGTGGGGAGATGAAGGTAAGGGAAAAATAGTCGATTGGTTATCAGAACAAGCTGATGTAGTAATAAGGTTCCAAGGTGGCCATAATGCTGGCCATACTCTTGTAATTGATGGAGTGACATATAAGCTTCGACTTTTACCTTCAGGCATCGTTAGAAAAAACAAAACATCAGTTATTGGTAATGGAGTGGTTATTGATCCATGGGCTCTTTTGGATGAAATAGAAGAGATTAAGCAAAAAGGTGTAGATGTAAGTCCAGAAAACTTAATGATATCTGAAGCAGCAAATTTAATTTTGCCATTCCATAGAGAGATGGATGAAATAAGAGAAGATGCTGCTGGAAAAAGTAAAATTGGAACCACTAGAAGAGGAATTGGTCCTGCTTATGAGGACAAAGTGGGTAGACGCTCAATCCGAGTTATGGATTTAAGATCTGAAAAAAATTTAGATCAGAGGCTAGAAACAGTTTTATTGCACCATAATGCAATCAGAAAAGGTTTAGGAAAAAAAATTTTTGAAAAAGATCAATTAAAAAAAGATTTATTAAAAATAGCTCCAGAAATACTAAAATTTTCTCAACCAGTATGGTTAAAGATTGATCAATTTAAAAAACAAAAGAAAAGAATTTTATTTGAGGGTGCTCAAGGTATCTTGCTTGATGTAGATCATGGCACTTATCCGTTTGTTACATCTTCAAACACTGTAGCTTCGAGTGCTGCTACTGGTACTGGTTGTGGGCCAAACTCAATTAATTATGTTCTTGGTATAACAAAAGCTTACACAACCAGAGTCGGAGAGGGACCATTTCCAACAGAACTATTAGATGATATAGGAGAACTACTAGGAACTAGAGGCAAAGAATTTGGTACAGTTACAAGTAGAAAAAGACGATGCGGTTGGTTTGATGGAGTTTTAGTACGACAAACTATGAAAGTTTCAGGTATTGACGGTATAGCACTTACCAAACTTGACGTATTAGATGAGTTAGATGAGATTAAAATTTGTGTAGAGTACGATTTAGATGGAAAAAAAATAGATTATTTACCTGCAGCTGTTGAAGATCAATTAAAAATTAAACCTATTTATAAAACTTTTTCAGGATGGAAAACTTCGACAAATGGAATTAAAAATATTAATGATTTACCAGATAATGCAAAAAAATATATTTTTGCAATCGAGGAATTTATTGGTGCAAAAATATCTAGCATCTCAACTAGTCCAGAGAGAGATGATACGATACTTGTTGAGAATCCTTTTGAGATTTAA
- the thiD gene encoding bifunctional hydroxymethylpyrimidine kinase/phosphomethylpyrimidine kinase, translating into MKIKSKILIIAGSDSSGGAGIQADIKTATCLGSYAMTAITAVTVQNTKGVKSVVPLPPQEIYDQIIHTGKDIRPDAIKIGMLHSPEVIKKVILSLKKLKIKNIILDPVMVAKGGAKLISDDAIQLMKKKLLREVSLITPNIPEAEILTGVKINSKEDMIFAAHKLIQAGASNILIKGGHLEAKKVHDIFVNKEEIEIFNSKRIKTFNTHGTGCTLSTAITSFFSCGKALKKSCELGIKYVNSAILTNPKIGKGNGPINHLNSIELNRFYK; encoded by the coding sequence TTGAAAATAAAATCAAAAATTTTAATAATAGCAGGTTCTGACTCATCAGGTGGTGCTGGTATTCAGGCAGATATAAAAACTGCAACTTGCTTAGGTTCTTATGCAATGACAGCGATAACAGCTGTGACAGTGCAAAATACCAAAGGCGTAAAGTCAGTAGTACCTTTACCGCCTCAAGAAATATATGATCAAATTATTCATACAGGAAAAGATATTAGACCAGATGCTATAAAAATTGGTATGCTACACTCACCTGAAGTTATTAAAAAAGTTATTCTTTCATTAAAAAAATTAAAAATAAAAAATATTATTTTAGATCCAGTGATGGTTGCTAAAGGTGGTGCTAAACTAATCAGTGATGATGCTATTCAATTGATGAAAAAAAAACTTTTAAGAGAAGTTTCTTTGATTACACCAAATATTCCAGAAGCTGAAATTCTAACAGGTGTAAAAATAAATTCTAAAGAGGATATGATATTTGCAGCTCATAAATTGATTCAAGCCGGTGCATCAAATATTCTAATTAAAGGTGGTCATTTAGAGGCTAAAAAAGTTCATGATATTTTTGTAAATAAAGAAGAGATTGAAATATTTAATAGTAAGAGAATAAAAACTTTTAACACTCATGGTACTGGTTGTACTTTGTCAACAGCAATCACTTCATTTTTCTCATGTGGAAAAGCTCTAAAGAAATCTTGTGAGCTTGGAATTAAATATGTAAATTCTGCAATATTAACAAACCCAAAAATTGGAAAAGGTAATGGTCCAATAAACCACCTAAATTCAATTGAGTTAAATAGATTTTATAAGTAA
- the glmM gene encoding phosphoglucosamine mutase, translating to MKYFGTDGIRGRVNSKHINGDMFFKFGLAAGKYFTNLRKKKQTAIIAKDTRLSGYSLEPALVSGLTSAGMHVFTMGPLPTNALAMLTKFLNANMGIMITASHNQFYDNGLKLFGPDGLKLSNKIENKIEKLIDQDIRKNLTFNNLLGRVKRLETGTDVYLKIIKKRINKKINLKKIKIVLDCANGAGYKAAPKLFKSLNAKIIVIGDKPNGININKKCGSTYPELIQKNVIKHKANLGISFDGDADRIIMCDEKGSIIDGDQIIAAIALQWKRKKILKGGVVGTLMSNYGLEKFFKQNNIKFIRAKVGDKYVKELMQKNKFNLGGEQSGHIILGKYATTGDGLLVAIEAVKALNEKIKASTFFNVFKKTPQILENIKCNKENVLNEPKVKKAIKFAKEIIKGQGRILVRKSGTEPVIRVMGESENINLLKTSIKIITNKLI from the coding sequence ATGAAATATTTTGGTACAGACGGGATAAGAGGCAGAGTTAATAGTAAACATATTAATGGTGATATGTTTTTTAAATTTGGTTTAGCAGCTGGCAAATATTTTACAAATTTGAGGAAAAAAAAACAAACAGCAATTATTGCTAAAGACACAAGATTATCCGGATATTCATTGGAACCCGCTTTAGTTTCAGGTTTGACTTCAGCAGGCATGCATGTTTTTACAATGGGACCTTTACCTACCAATGCATTAGCGATGTTAACAAAATTTTTGAATGCAAATATGGGAATAATGATAACAGCATCACATAATCAATTTTATGATAATGGATTAAAATTGTTTGGCCCTGATGGATTAAAGTTGTCCAATAAAATTGAGAATAAAATAGAAAAATTAATTGATCAAGATATCAGAAAAAATCTAACCTTTAATAATTTGCTTGGTAGAGTTAAGCGATTAGAGACAGGCACAGATGTTTATTTAAAAATTATAAAAAAAAGAATTAATAAAAAAATCAATCTTAAAAAAATTAAAATAGTATTAGATTGCGCAAATGGAGCTGGTTACAAGGCAGCACCGAAATTATTTAAATCATTAAATGCTAAAATCATAGTTATAGGTGATAAGCCAAATGGTATTAATATAAATAAAAAATGTGGCTCAACATATCCTGAATTAATCCAGAAAAATGTAATAAAACATAAAGCAAATCTTGGAATATCCTTTGATGGAGATGCAGATAGAATAATTATGTGCGATGAGAAAGGCTCAATCATTGATGGAGATCAAATAATAGCAGCAATTGCTTTACAATGGAAAAGGAAGAAAATTTTAAAAGGAGGAGTGGTAGGAACTTTAATGTCTAACTATGGATTAGAAAAATTTTTTAAACAAAATAACATAAAGTTTATAAGAGCCAAAGTTGGAGATAAGTATGTTAAAGAACTTATGCAAAAAAATAAATTTAATTTAGGTGGCGAACAATCTGGACATATTATTCTTGGTAAATATGCCACAACTGGTGATGGTCTATTAGTTGCTATTGAGGCAGTTAAAGCATTAAATGAAAAAATAAAAGCTAGTACTTTTTTTAATGTTTTCAAAAAAACACCTCAGATTTTAGAGAATATTAAATGTAATAAAGAAAATGTTCTAAACGAACCAAAAGTAAAAAAAGCAATTAAATTTGCTAAAGAAATTATAAAAGGTCAAGGAAGAATTTTAGTGCGAAAATCAGGAACTGAACCTGTAATCAGAGTAATGGGTGAAAGTGAAAATATTAATCTTTTAAAAACATCTATAAAAATAATAACTAATAAGTTGATATAA
- the folP gene encoding dihydropteroate synthase, with the protein MTRYYTRACNFYYGKNSKNKIKLKKALPLNNRADISFDHIEIISRKKVKKITISQINKLPKKIKLKVKKDLLTITRKIKNFENLDFNKTHLMGVLNITPDSFSDGGKYISAAKANKQMLELFKNGASIVDIGGESTRPGSKAISEKLEWSRINKVLKKIKKNNLISIDTRKSAIMKKSLSLGVKIINDVSGLNYDLETINVLRKSNAPFVLQHSLGDPEVMQSNPKYKNVILDIYDFFEQKIEYLRKSGIKHNKIILDPGIGFGKNLNHNLKILKNISIYHSLGFPILLGISRKRFIKEISKENDSQNRLGGTISSGLFALKQGVQILRVHDVNEMRQSLKVYQELIG; encoded by the coding sequence ATGACTAGATATTACACAAGAGCGTGTAATTTCTATTATGGTAAAAATTCAAAAAATAAAATCAAATTAAAAAAAGCTTTACCATTAAACAATAGAGCAGACATCTCTTTTGATCATATTGAAATCATATCAAGAAAAAAAGTAAAGAAGATAACAATTAGTCAAATTAATAAATTACCAAAAAAAATAAAATTAAAAGTTAAAAAAGATCTTTTAACAATAACAAGAAAAATCAAAAATTTTGAGAATTTAGATTTCAATAAAACTCATCTAATGGGAGTTTTAAATATTACCCCTGATAGTTTTTCTGATGGTGGAAAATATATAAGCGCTGCGAAAGCAAATAAACAAATGTTAGAGTTATTTAAAAATGGTGCAAGTATTGTTGATATTGGTGGAGAGTCAACACGTCCCGGTTCTAAGGCGATTAGTGAAAAATTAGAATGGAGCAGAATAAATAAAGTTTTAAAAAAGATTAAAAAAAATAATCTGATTTCTATTGATACCCGTAAATCTGCAATTATGAAAAAAAGTTTATCGTTAGGAGTAAAGATCATTAATGATGTTTCTGGACTTAATTATGACCTAGAAACAATCAATGTTTTAAGAAAATCAAATGCTCCATTTGTCTTGCAGCACTCATTAGGTGATCCTGAGGTTATGCAATCAAATCCAAAATACAAAAATGTTATATTAGACATCTATGATTTTTTTGAGCAAAAGATAGAATATTTAAGAAAATCAGGAATAAAACATAATAAAATTATCCTAGATCCAGGTATAGGTTTTGGAAAAAATTTAAATCACAACCTTAAGATACTTAAAAATATTTCAATATATCATAGTTTGGGATTTCCAATATTACTTGGAATTTCTAGAAAAAGATTTATTAAGGAAATATCAAAGGAAAATGACAGTCAAAACAGATTAGGTGGAACAATAAGCTCTGGATTGTTTGCTTTGAAACAAGGTGTTCAAATATTGCGAGTGCATGATGTTAATGAGATGAGGCAGAGTTTAAAAGTATATCAAGAACTAATTGGATAA
- the ftsH gene encoding ATP-dependent zinc metalloprotease FtsH: MNLKNLAMWAIIVFLTIGLYNMFKNPQSNIRGGNQIIFSEFLTSVDNGEILKVEIQGNNIKGVYSNGNSFSTYAPNDPNLIEKLSDKGVSISAAPIEEKMPSLFGVLLSWFPMLLLIAVWIFFMRQMQGGKGGAMGFGRSKAKMMNELKGKVTFNDVAGVEEAKEEVEEIVEFLKDPKKFSRLGGKIPRGALLVGPPGTGKTLLARAIAGEAGVPFFTISGSDFVEMFVGVGASRVRDMFEQGKKNSPCIIFIDEIDAVGRSRGAGLGGGNDEREQTLNQLLVEMDGFDTNEGVIIIAATNRPDVLDPALLRPGRFDRQVVVSNPDIIGREKILKVHVKKIKMAPDVNLRTIARGTPGFSGADLANLVNEAALLAARKNKRIVTLNEFEEAKDKVMMGSERRSMVMTEEEKTLTAYHEAGHAIVTINESAAYPIHKATIIPRGRALGMVMQLPERDELSQTREQLHAQLAIAMGGRVAEEIIFGDDKVTTGAASDIEQATRRARAMVMKAGLSKELGPVAYGENEEEVFLGRSVAKQQNMSEETARKVDSEIRKIVDKGYERARKVLTEKIDDLHKLAKALLTYETLSGEEIENLINKNIYPADKQDLKVEDEKGSALSAMGLKPKIVH; encoded by the coding sequence ATGAATTTAAAAAATTTAGCTATGTGGGCTATAATAGTTTTTTTGACTATTGGACTTTATAACATGTTCAAAAATCCTCAGTCCAATATTAGAGGTGGGAATCAAATTATATTTTCAGAATTCTTAACATCAGTTGATAATGGAGAAATTTTAAAAGTAGAAATTCAAGGTAATAATATAAAAGGTGTATATTCAAATGGAAATAGTTTTTCTACATATGCTCCAAATGATCCAAATTTGATTGAAAAATTATCAGATAAAGGCGTGAGTATTTCCGCTGCTCCTATTGAAGAAAAAATGCCTTCATTATTTGGTGTACTTTTATCGTGGTTTCCAATGTTATTACTAATTGCTGTTTGGATTTTTTTCATGCGTCAAATGCAAGGTGGTAAAGGTGGTGCAATGGGTTTTGGTAGATCCAAAGCTAAAATGATGAATGAATTAAAAGGTAAAGTAACTTTTAATGATGTTGCAGGAGTAGAAGAGGCAAAAGAAGAAGTCGAGGAAATTGTTGAGTTTTTAAAAGACCCTAAAAAATTTAGCAGACTTGGTGGAAAAATTCCTAGAGGTGCATTGCTAGTGGGTCCTCCAGGTACAGGTAAAACATTATTAGCTAGAGCAATTGCTGGTGAGGCAGGTGTACCTTTCTTTACTATTTCTGGATCTGACTTTGTTGAAATGTTTGTTGGTGTAGGAGCATCAAGAGTTAGAGATATGTTTGAACAAGGAAAGAAAAATTCTCCTTGTATAATTTTTATAGATGAAATTGATGCAGTAGGAAGAAGTAGAGGAGCCGGTTTGGGAGGTGGTAATGATGAAAGAGAACAAACATTAAATCAGCTGTTAGTTGAAATGGATGGATTTGACACTAACGAGGGTGTAATTATCATTGCAGCAACAAATAGACCCGATGTTCTCGATCCTGCTTTATTAAGACCAGGAAGATTTGATAGACAAGTAGTTGTCTCAAACCCAGATATTATAGGAAGAGAAAAAATATTAAAAGTGCATGTAAAAAAAATAAAGATGGCACCAGATGTGAATTTAAGAACTATCGCAAGAGGTACTCCAGGATTTTCAGGTGCTGATTTAGCCAATTTAGTAAATGAAGCTGCATTATTAGCAGCTAGAAAAAATAAAAGAATAGTTACATTGAACGAGTTTGAAGAGGCAAAAGATAAAGTAATGATGGGATCTGAGAGAAGATCTATGGTTATGACAGAGGAAGAAAAAACTCTGACAGCTTATCATGAAGCTGGCCATGCAATAGTAACGATAAATGAGAGTGCAGCTTACCCTATACATAAAGCTACAATTATTCCAAGAGGAAGAGCGTTAGGTATGGTGATGCAATTACCTGAAAGAGATGAGCTTTCACAAACAAGAGAACAGCTACATGCTCAATTAGCTATAGCAATGGGTGGAAGAGTGGCTGAGGAAATAATTTTTGGAGATGATAAAGTGACAACTGGAGCTGCAAGCGACATAGAACAAGCAACAAGAAGGGCGCGAGCAATGGTTATGAAAGCAGGTTTAAGTAAAGAACTTGGCCCTGTTGCTTATGGAGAAAACGAGGAAGAAGTTTTTCTTGGAAGGTCTGTTGCAAAACAACAAAATATGTCTGAAGAAACCGCTAGAAAAGTGGATTCTGAAATTAGAAAAATTGTTGATAAAGGCTATGAGAGAGCAAGAAAAGTATTAACAGAAAAAATTGATGACCTTCATAAACTCGCAAAAGCGCTTTTAACCTATGAGACTCTTTCTGGTGAGGAAATTGAGAATTTGATTAACAAGAATATATATCCTGCTGATAAGCAAGATTTAAAAGTTGAAGATGAAAAAGGTTCTGCTTTGAGTGCAATGGGTCTTAAGCCTAAAATTGTTCATTAA